In Nostoc edaphicum CCNP1411, the sequence TTTAAAGATTGGGAACTGATTATAGTTGATGATGGCAGCCAAGATAATACTTTTGAAATTGTCAATCCTTATCTTCAACAATTTCAAAATATTCGCTATTTGAAACATCAAAATAGGAAGCTATGGTATGCTAAAAATGCTGGTATTCAAGCATCTTTCGGCAAATATATAACATTCCTGGATAGTGATGATGCTTATAAAGTCAATCACCTGGATGCGCGAATTGCATATATGAAAGCTAATCCAGAAGTTGATTTGATAGAAGGTGGATTTGCAACAGAAGAAGAGATTTTGGTTGCAGATTATTTTCAACCAGGTAAAAAAATTAATCTCCGAGAATGTGTTTTAGGCCCAACTTTTTTTGGGAAAAGACAGGTATTTTTTGAGGTGAAA encodes:
- a CDS encoding glycosyltransferase family 2 protein codes for the protein METVVFDFNYEVSIILCTYNRAKYLNNCIDSVIAQTFKDWELIIVDDGSQDNTFEIVNPYLQQFQNIRYLKHQNRKLWYAKNAGIQASFGKYITFLDSDDAYKVNHLDARIAYMKANPEVDLIEGGFATEEEILVADYFQPGKKINLRECVLGPTFFGKRQVFFEVKGFNHIAYGEDTDFWYRAAKIFRTEKVTEPETYIYTRAETSITKSVLKNIS